In one Takifugu flavidus isolate HTHZ2018 chromosome 9, ASM371156v2, whole genome shotgun sequence genomic region, the following are encoded:
- the tmsb2 gene encoding thymosin beta: MSDKPDMTEIANFDKTKLKKTETKEKNPLPTKETIEQERKGDATP; this comes from the exons ATGTCTGACAAGCCCGACATGACTGAAATCGCTAATTTTGACAAGACAAAGCTGAAGAAGACGGAGACCAAAGAAAAGAACCCTCTGCCCACCAAAGAGA CCAttgagcaggagaggaagggCGACGCCACACCTTGA